A single window of Acanthopagrus latus isolate v.2019 chromosome 1, fAcaLat1.1, whole genome shotgun sequence DNA harbors:
- the tmem131l gene encoding transmembrane protein 131-like isoform X1 — MAGLQDFQQGSHCHRKTWINILLGILQLLLPCVQHGGAQLQALSQMSTSVVEVWQPEDADPLVPLQVEKERRKDGLPLDDSSSPYTRENGRPLHFQPPALEFGTQPLGLARAETIYIQNPSQEDPVTLLSMFTSSRHFYIPFFHRRVIPPRGKASFKLIFLPSEEGNVENTLFINTSAHGLLSYQVFGVGVHQGSLKSVQRKDSLLIFPHIQSIKLTQTQEDASNITILGLLLECSLPKSLFNNPQGSCLQSEERLSLQINLSARGDRPTDLDKLKPYVIEHILVLLVAPAAGQAAGGVPKIGVYMLNSGGKKLYVKDMQVLSKVEAGLDFNQVLLRPEAKNFTEVAALACRGSLPGHERKCTSHISLKMLGNQTTRSFPGLHIAHRRTEEDLFSLFQVKQSGVDKVDLWMTNSLLLPLTVKNASLSQKLQGVLKVTNFSGPLTVPQGCWHVLSLQLLSRALPVNELSTLSLDTSLGQDLHIPLYFHSSPFKGEVVFEAERECGRPCPLKLSETGRLEWQRSLLPDFFSSSWPVDSKLAAELCSRWQSHKDKLPCRWPRLPAETSLPLDFGATPVNESKVKTFMLKNPSSSVVSVEIRILSLYPAPVEALDLLTKWFNISPISVNISTTEFSLLASPPKAGESLEDVTGKGVLRLLLQPWENREVAVVFTPSDHKPTTTILVIRNNLTVFDMMMVQGHGAKELLKVGGKLPGPGASLRFNVPQSTLMECRDGLRTNKPLFAIRKSFKVENAGELPLTVMSMNINGYKCQGFGFEVLQCRPFSLSHNTSSEITIAFTPDFTSSWVIRDLTLVTSRGTSFPFTLNVTLPHHMLPLCAQVVPGPSWEETFWVVTLIFTCFSLFGVCLMAFHQAQYILNEFSTPSIRSNHNSVLSRDNGHVNNITPNGVNKTKGSCKSYVDTCHTSDKGKGRGSPALANSPAQRPQSSKKSSSVTPSQTQKKHKVSLYYTKYKSSLSTTANDAVTMDEEHEDLMPDPPLTLDPDICNNNEPAFISELDKKAPADLKEDPHITVEDRVPAAVMFPMEIPAGFPANVTLSPGPRPGLLVCSPVETSCTEHYAEKIDSEKRDSSEMELREDGKGQKKKAAQSAETGSASGNNKGKRSRRKTENVSSAPEHNVVVMPEREKEPDWKSGDRNISGTSNRNRCCNGSKSEAPKPGQSTESPLKQNAGVCPARTRRKCATERRGGGVCESGSDSGSSSGSVRASRGSWGSWSSASSMEGDKDASARTHACTTSSRKRDSMQYGVYPVERDCYQNMNTNYKALSMNSLYRKEQCQSQDPPAPNFTPSFAAVAAGVDMNMEKDIHNLTGQYLPEETWSAPSIPLTNEFRYNTTEALPYIPQPATTASYNRFTWSSANSQCNSPYTYCEEGNYIGNGTFPSGFPGQESQNAAHCSQSSWSEEQPQESPSTWDTAACVGSKPYFSGTRSLSPMSSLFGSIWTPQSEPYQSHFHPERSAPMSPVSPITPPHSPFSREPEGRCAPIQYSSFNPFGPHMNLDIWNSSSNRSSNSQLSNDSGYCGDV, encoded by the exons ACCGCTGGGGCTGGCGAGAGCTGAAACCATATATATACAGAACCCCAGCCAGGAAGATCCTGTGACGCTGCTGTCAATGTTTACATCCAGCAGGCATTTTTACATACCCTTCTTTCACAGAAGA GTGATCCCACCCAGAGGGAAGGCATCTTTTAAACTAATTTTCCTCCCGTCTGAGGAGGGCAATGtagaaaacacattatttataaACACATCGGCCCATGGGCTGCTGTCATACCAG gtATTTGGTGTGGGAGTTCACCAGGGTTCATTAAAGTCTGTCCAAAGAAAGGATAGTCTGCTAATATTCCCTCACATCCAGAGCATTAAGCTGACCCAAACTCAG gaagATGCCTCTAACATCACTATTCTGGGTCTACTCCTGGAGTGCAGCTTACCGAAGAGTTTGTTCAACAATCCTCAG GGGTCCTGCCTCCAGAGTGAGGAGCGCCTCAGTCTGCAGATTAATCTGTCGGCGCGTGGTGACCGGCCCACTGACCTGGACAAGCTCAAGCCTTACGTCATTGAGCACATTTTGGTGCTGCTGGTGGCCCCCGCTGCTGGACAGGCTGCAGGAG gGGTACCAAAAATAGGAGTTTATATGCTAAATTCTGGAGGCAAGAAGCTCTATGTAAAG GACATGCAGGTGCTCTCAAAAGTGGAGGCCGGCCTGGACTTCAATCAGGTTCTGCTGAGGCCGGAAGCAAAAAACTTCACTGAAGTGGCTGCACTAGCCTGCAGAG GTTCTTTGCCAGGCCACGAGAGGAAATGCACAAGTCATATCAGTTTAAAAATGCTGGGAAACCAGACAACACGCAGCTTTCCTGGACTACATATCGCACACAG ACGGACCGAGGAGGATTTGTTCAGCCTGTTTCAGGTGAAACAAAGCGGTGTGGACAAGGTGGACCTGTGGATGACaaactccctcctcctgcccctcaCGGTGAAGAATGCGAGCCTCTCACAGAAGCTGCAGGGAGTATTGAAG GTGACGAACTTCAGCGGTCCACTGACAGTTCCACAGGGCTGCTGGCATGTTCTGTCCCTCCAGCTGCTCAGCAGGGCGCTGCCTGTCAACGAGCTGTCCACTCTGAGTCTGGATACCAGCCTGGGACAAGACTTGCACATTCCTCTCTACTTCCACTCTAGTCCTTTCAAG GGGGAAGTGGTGTTTGAGGCAGAGCGAGAGTGTGGACGACCTTGTCCACTTAAATTGTCTGAAACAG GTCGTTTAGAGTGGCAGCGTTCCCTCCTCCCagactttttctcctcttcttggCCTGTAGACAGCAAACTGGCTGCTGAGCTCTGCTCTCGATGGCAGAGTCATAAAGACAAGCTGCCGTGCAG GTGGCCCAGACTTCCTGCAGAGACATCCTTACCTCTGGACTTTGGTGCTACACCTGTCAATGAGAGCAAG gtgaagaCATTCATGCTGAAGAATCCTTCCTCTTCAGTTGTTTCTGTAGAGATTCGGATCCTCTCCTTGTACCCAGCTCCCGTGGAGGCCCTGGACCTCCTAACCAAATG GTTTAATATCAGCCCCATCTCTGTCAACATCAGCACTACAGAGTTTTCTCTGTTGGCTTCTCCCCCAAAG gctGGTGAGAGCCTGGAGGACGTGACAGGAAAAGGTGTCCtgcgtctgctgctgcagccctggGAGAACAGAGAAGTCGCTGTGGTCTTTACTCCCTCTGACCACAAACCCACCACTACCATTCTTGTCATCAG GAACAACCTGACGGTGTTTGACATGATGATGGTGCAGGGCCACGGGGCCAAAGAGCTGCTAAAAGTTGGAGGCAAACTGCCCGGTCCAGGAGCCTCTCTGCGCTTCAATGTTCCTCAGTCAACTCTGATGGAGTGTCGTGATG GTCTGCGCACCAACAAACCGCTCTTCGCCATCAGGAAGAGTTTCAAGGTGGAGAATGCCGGAGAGCTTCCTCTGACCGTCATGTCGATGAATATTAATGGATATAAGTGTCAGGGATTTGGCTTTGAGGTGCTGCAGTGTCGCCCCTTCAGCCTCAGCCACAACACTTCCTCTGAGATTACCATCGC GTTTACCCCAGACTTCACCTCATCCTGGGTCATCCGGGACCTCACCCTGGTGACTTCACGCGGAACTTCTTTCCCTTTCACCCTCAATGTGACGCTGCCCCACCACATGTTGCCTCTCTGCGCTCAGGTGGTTCCTGGTCCGAGCTGGGAAGAAACCTTCTGGGTGGTCACCCTCATCTTCACATG cttctcCCTGTTTGGTGTGTGTCTGATGGCCTTCCATCAGGCCCAGTACATCCTGAATGAGTTCTCTACACCCAGTATCAGGAGCAACCACAACTCTGTCCTGTCTCGGGATAACGGTCATGTTAATAACATCACACCCAATGGCGTGAA TAAAACAAAGGGCAGCTGTAAGAGCTACGTGGACACCTGTCACACCTCAGACAAAGGTAAGGGGCGTGGCTCTCCAGCCCTGGCCAATAGCCCCGCCCAGCGTCCTCAATCATCCAAGAAAAGCTCCTCAGTCACCCCATCCCAAACACAGAAGAAGCATAAGGTTTCACTGTATTACACCAAATACAAGAGCAGCTTGTCCACCACAGCCAATGATGCTGTGACGATGGATGAAGAGCACGAGGACCTGATGCCGGACCCTCCTCTGACACTGGACCCTGATATCTGCAACAACAATGAACCAGCGTTCATCAGTGAGCTGGATAAAAAGGCACCGGCAGACTTGAAAGAAGACCCCCACATCACTGTAGAAGATAGAGTGCCAGCAGCAGTTATGTTTCCCATGGAAATACCTGCTGGTTTTCCAGCTAACGTCACACTGAGTCCAGGACCTAGACCAGGCCTGTTAGTGTGTAGCCCAGTAGAGACGAGCTGCACTGAGCACTATGCAGAGAAGATCGATTCTGAGAAAAGGGACAGTTCTGAAATGGAG ctAAGAGAAGATGGGAAAGgccagaaaaagaaagcagcacaGAGTGCTGAAACTGGCTCTGCTTCAGGAAATAATAAGGGAAAGCGGAGTCGcaggaagacagaaaatgtctccaG TGCTCCTGAGCACAATGTCGTAGTGAtgccagagagggagaaagaaccTGACTGGAAATCAGGGGACCGTAACATCAGTGGAACCAGCAACAGGAACCGCTGCTGCAACGGCTCCAAGTCTGAAGCACCAAAGCCCGGACAGAGCACTGAGAGCCCCCTCAAACAGAACG CAGGTGTGTGTCCCGCTCGTACTCGACGGAAGTGCGCCACAGAGCGGCGTGGTGGTGGAGTATGCGAGTCCGGCTCGGACTCCGGCAGCTCGTCGGGCAGCGTGAgggccagcagggggagctgggGCAGCTGGAGCAGCGCCAGCAGCATGGAGGGCGACAAAGACGCCAGCGCCCGAACACATGCCTGCACTACCTCATCTAGAAAAA GGGACTCCATGCAGTACGGCGTCTACCCAGTAGAGCGGGACTGCTACCAGAACATGAATACAAACTACAAGGCTCTCAG CATGAACAGCTTGTACCGTAAAGAACAGTGCCAAAGTCAGGATCCCCCAGCGCCCAACTTCACCCCCagttttgctgctgttgctgcaggagTGGACATGAACATGGAGAAAGACATTCATA ATCTGACAGGTCAGTATTTGCCTGAAGAGACGTGGTCggctccatccatccctctcaCCAACGAGTTCAGATACAACACCACCGAAGCTCTGCCCTACATACCTCAGCCAGCAACCACCGCGTCCTACAACAG GTTTACTTGGAGCAGTGCCAACAGCCAGTGCAACAGCCCTTACACCTACTGTGAGGAAGGCAACTACATAG GCAACGGAACATTTCCGAGCGGTTTTCCCGGTCAGGAGAGCCAGAACGCTGCACACTGCAGCCAGAGCAGCTGGAGTGAGGAACAGCCTCAGGAATCACCCTCAACCTGGGACACGGCAGCCTGTGTGGGCAGCAAG CCATACTTCTCTGGTACCCGCAGCCTCTCCCCCATGTCCAGTCTGTTCGGATCCATCTGGACACCGCAGAGCGAGCCCTACCAGAGCCACTTCCACCCGGAGCGATCGGCCCCGATGTCCCCCGTGTCCCCCATCACCCCGCCTCATTCCCCCTTCAGCAGGGAGCCAGAGGGGCGGTGCGCTCCCATCCAGTACTCCAGCTTCAACCCGTTCGGCCCTCACATGAACCTGGACATATGGAACTCTTCCTCCAACCGCAGCTCCAACTCACAACTCTCCAACGACTCCGGCTACTGTGGAGAcgtttaa